A single region of the Pseudomonas sp. B21-023 genome encodes:
- the argA gene encoding amino-acid N-acetyltransferase, translating into MPDYVNWLRHASPYINAHRDCTFVVMLPGDGVEHPNFGNIVHDLVLLHSLGVRLVLVHGSRPQIESRLASRGLTPHYHHGMRITDAATLDCVIDAVGALRLAIEARLSMDMAASPMQGSRLRVASGNLVTARPIGVLEGVDYHHTGEVRRVDRKGINRLLDERSIVLLSPLGYSPTGEIFNLACEDVATRAAIELGADKLLLFGAEPGLLDERGQLVRELRPQQIAPHLQRLGSDYQAELLDAAAEACKGGVARSHIVSYAEDGALLTELFTRGGGGTLVSQEQFEVVREATIEDVGGLLELISPLEEQGILVRRSREVLEREIEQFSVVEREGMIIACAALYPIADSEAGELACLAVNPEYRHGGRGDELLERIEERARTLGLNTLFVLTTRTAHWFRERGFSPSGVERLPAARASLYNYQRNSKIFEKPL; encoded by the coding sequence ATGCCCGATTACGTCAACTGGTTGCGCCATGCTTCTCCCTACATCAACGCCCACCGCGACTGCACCTTCGTGGTCATGCTCCCCGGTGATGGCGTCGAGCACCCGAACTTCGGCAACATTGTCCACGACCTTGTGCTGCTGCACAGCCTGGGCGTGCGCCTGGTGCTGGTACACGGTTCACGTCCGCAGATCGAAAGCCGCCTGGCCAGCCGTGGCCTGACCCCGCACTACCACCATGGCATGCGCATCACCGACGCGGCGACACTGGACTGCGTGATCGACGCCGTCGGTGCCCTGCGCCTGGCCATCGAAGCACGCCTGTCGATGGACATGGCGGCCTCGCCGATGCAGGGCTCGCGCCTGCGCGTGGCCTCCGGCAACCTGGTCACCGCACGGCCGATCGGCGTGCTTGAAGGGGTCGACTATCACCATACCGGTGAAGTGCGCCGGGTCGATCGCAAGGGCATCAATCGCCTGCTCGATGAGCGTTCCATCGTGTTGCTGTCGCCGCTGGGCTACTCGCCGACCGGCGAGATCTTCAATCTGGCCTGCGAAGATGTGGCCACCCGCGCCGCCATCGAGCTGGGGGCCGACAAGCTGCTGCTGTTCGGGGCCGAGCCGGGCCTGCTGGATGAGCGTGGGCAATTGGTACGCGAGCTGCGCCCACAACAGATCGCGCCGCACCTGCAGCGACTGGGCAGCGACTACCAGGCCGAGCTGCTGGATGCCGCTGCCGAAGCCTGCAAGGGCGGTGTGGCGCGCAGTCACATCGTCAGTTACGCCGAGGACGGTGCGCTGCTGACCGAGCTGTTCACCCGCGGGGGCGGTGGCACGCTGGTGTCCCAGGAGCAGTTCGAAGTGGTGCGCGAGGCGACCATCGAGGATGTCGGCGGCCTGCTGGAACTGATCAGCCCGTTGGAAGAACAGGGCATCCTGGTGCGCCGTTCGCGGGAGGTGCTGGAGCGGGAGATCGAGCAGTTCAGCGTGGTCGAGCGCGAGGGCATGATCATCGCCTGCGCGGCGCTCTATCCGATCGCCGATTCCGAGGCGGGGGAGCTGGCGTGCCTTGCAGTGAACCCGGAGTACCGGCATGGCGGGCGTGGCGATGAGCTGCTCGAGCGTATCGAGGAGCGGGCGCGCACGCTGGGGCTCAACACCTTGTTCGTGCTGACGACCCGGACCGCACACTGGTTCCGTGAGCGCGGCTTCTCGCCCAGTGGCGTGGAACGGCTGCCGGCGGCGCGGGCATCGCTGTACAACTACCAGCGTAATTCGAAGATATTCGAGAAGCCGCTCTGA
- the argE gene encoding acetylornithine deacetylase, which yields MPLPSLKDQFAALIAAPSVSCTQAALDQSNRAVIDLLAGWLGDLGFTCEIQQVSPGKFNLLASRGTGPGGLVLAGHSDTVPFDPQLWSSDPLKLTEVDGRWVGLGSCDMKGFFALVIEAVIPLLEHDFKQPLLILATCDEESSMSGARALAEAGQPLGRAAVIGEPTGLKPIRMHKGILMDRIDILGRSGHSSDPTLGRSALEAMHAVMGELMTLRRSWQEQYRNPQFTVPAPTLNFGCIHGGDNPNRICGQCALEFDLRPLPGMDVEQLRAAIRGKLAPLAERHEVRIDYAPLFPEVPPFEQAADSELVRLAERLTGHRAEAVAFGTEAPYLQQLGCQTIVLGPGDIACAHQPGEYLEMSRIEPTVRLLRDLIRHYCLNH from the coding sequence ATGCCGTTGCCATCGCTGAAAGACCAGTTTGCCGCCCTGATTGCCGCACCTTCGGTCAGTTGCACCCAGGCTGCGCTGGACCAGTCCAACCGAGCCGTCATCGACCTGCTGGCCGGCTGGTTGGGTGACCTGGGTTTCACGTGCGAGATCCAACAGGTCAGCCCTGGCAAGTTCAACTTGCTGGCAAGCCGCGGCACCGGCCCGGGCGGCCTGGTGCTGGCCGGGCACAGCGACACGGTGCCCTTCGACCCGCAACTGTGGAGCAGCGACCCGCTCAAGCTCACTGAGGTCGATGGCCGCTGGGTAGGCCTGGGCAGCTGCGACATGAAGGGCTTCTTCGCCCTGGTCATCGAGGCGGTGATCCCGCTGCTCGAGCACGATTTCAAACAGCCGCTGCTGATCCTCGCCACCTGCGACGAAGAAAGCTCCATGTCCGGCGCCCGGGCCTTGGCCGAGGCCGGCCAGCCCCTCGGGCGGGCGGCGGTGATCGGCGAGCCCACCGGGCTCAAGCCGATCCGCATGCACAAGGGCATCCTCATGGACCGCATCGACATTCTGGGGCGCAGTGGCCATTCGTCGGATCCGACCCTGGGTCGCAGCGCCCTGGAAGCCATGCATGCGGTGATGGGCGAGCTGATGACGCTGCGCCGCAGCTGGCAGGAGCAGTACCGCAACCCACAGTTCACGGTGCCTGCGCCGACCCTGAACTTTGGCTGTATCCATGGCGGCGACAATCCCAACCGCATCTGTGGCCAGTGCGCCCTGGAGTTCGACCTGCGGCCATTGCCGGGCATGGATGTTGAGCAGCTGCGCGCAGCGATCCGCGGCAAGCTGGCACCGTTGGCCGAACGCCATGAAGTGCGCATCGATTACGCGCCACTGTTCCCCGAGGTGCCACCTTTCGAACAGGCCGCCGACAGCGAGCTGGTGCGCCTGGCCGAGCGTCTGACCGGCCATCGCGCCGAAGCGGTGGCCTTTGGCACCGAAGCGCCTTATCTTCAGCAGCTCGGTTGCCAGACCATCGTGCTGGGCCCCGGTGACATCGCTTGTGCCCACCAGCCAGGGGAATACCTTGAAATGTCACGCATCGAGCCTACCGTGCGTCTATTGCGTGATCTGATCCGGCACTATTGCCTGAACCATTGA